The region ATTTAAAGGGCAGTGTTTTAACTACTCCATTTTCTTTTGTGGCAACTATAAGCAGTCAGGTATGGGAAGGGCTTAATCCAATTTTTGTTGATATTAATAAAGACACATTAAATATTGATACAAAATTGATAGAAAAAAATATAACAGATGATGTATCAGCTATTGTTCCTGTTCATGTTTTTGGAAATAGCTGTGATGTGGAGAAAATAGATGAAGTATCGAGTAAGCATAATATAAAGGTTGTATATGATGCGGCACATGCATTTGGTGTTAAATATAAAGGAAAAAGCATTTTGAATTATGGTGATATATCTGCTATAAGTTTTCATGCAACTAAGGTATTTCATACAATTGAGGGTGGAGCGCTAATAATAAAGGATGATAAATTATATGAAAAAGCATTGCTTATGAGAAATTTTGGGATTAATGGTATTGACAGCGTAAAGAATATTGGTATAAATGCTAAGATGAATGAATTTGAAGCGGCAATGGGACTTTGTATTTTAGATGATATGGATAAAATATTAGAAAACAGAAAGAATGTGTATGAACGTTATATGAGTTACATTAAAGGTGATATAACATTCCAAATTCATAATAATAATAGTACATTAAATTATAGCTATTTTCCTATTATTTTAAAGGATGAAGGTATACTCAAAAGAGTACAGAATTTGCTTTTAAAAGAAGGAATAAGTCCTAGAAGATATTTTTATCCATGTTTAAGTAAATTATCGTATCTAAAAAGTGAAGAAAAAATGCCTATAGCAGAGGATATATCAAAAAGAATTTTATGCTTGCCTTTTTATGATTCTCTTGAAGCTGATGTTCAATGGAAAATAATAAAAATAGTAAATAATGTTTTAGCATGATAAGGTATCTTTAAATAGAAAATATTAATGTGAAAATTATTTATATAATTTAATAAGTTATATTGAGTAAAAGGTGGTTTTATGGAAGATAAAATAAAAGTAAGTGTTTTAATTGTTACCTATAATCATTCGAGATTTATAAAAGAAGCTATGGATAGTGCACTTATGCAGCAAACAAAGTATAAATATGAAATTGTAGTAATGAATGATCATTCTAGTGATAATACTTTTAAAATTTTAAAAATGTATAAATTAAAATATGGAGATAAAATAAGAATATTTAACAACAGTAAAAATTTTGGTATAACAAAAAACTATAAATTAGGCTTTGAAAAATGTAGAGGAGAGTATATAGCTGTTCTTGAGGGAGATGACTACTGGAATAATAGAAAAAAGTTGCAGATTCAAAGTGACTTTTTAGACAAACACAGAAATTATTCTGCTGTATTTAATAGATATATAATATATGATGCTGCGAAAAATTTAAAGACAGTTATTCCATGGCAATATAGATATTCTGAATATAAAAAAATAACTATAAATGATCTTACAATTAGAAATGTTATAGGCAATTTTTCTGCATGTATGTACAGAAAAAGTATTGTAGAACAATTAAAAAAATCATTGTACAATATGGTAACTTATGATTGGATGTTCAATATGGCAGTATCAGAAAAAGCGCCTATAGCTTATTTACCTCAGGTAACTTCTGTTTATAGAATTCATAGAGGAGGGGTGTGGAGTGGCATTGATAAAGAAAGTAGACTTAAAATGGTTATGAAACAGATTGATGATTATGATAAATTTTTCGGATTTAAATATAGCCGTAATTTTAATTTCTTGAAAAAAGGAATCTACGATGAACTCATAAGATTAAAAAATAAATAAATTCTTATATTCATACCAATCTAAAGGGGAATATGATGTGAAGACTAGTATAATAATTTTAACTTGTAACAATTTTATGTACTCTAAAATGTGTATAGATAGTATAAGAAAATACACGAGAAAAAATGATTATGAGATAATTGTAGTTGATAATAATTCTCAAGATGGCACTAAATCCTGGCTCAGGAAGCAAAAAGATATAAAAACAATATATAATAAAGTTAATGAAGGATTTCCTAAGGGCTGCAATGTTGGAATAAAAAAAGCATCAGGTAGTGAAATACTTCTTTTAAATAATGATGTTATAGTTACATCAAATTGGCTTTTAAATTTAAAAAAGTGCTTATATAGTGATAATAAGATAGGGGCAGTAGGACCTGTTACCAATACATGCTATGGAAAACAAAAAATATTTGTTAAATATAATTCTCTATATGAAATGCAAAGATTTGCAAAAAAATACAATGTTTCAAATAGTAATAGGTGGGTCAAAACACGAGGACTAGTTGGATTTTGTATTCTTATAAAAATGAAGGTTATAAATAATTTAGGATATTTAGATGAAAGGTTTACACCTGGAAATTTTGAAGATGATGATTATTGTTTAAGGATGGTTAGAAAGGGATATAAGCTTATGATTTGTAAAGACACGTTTGTTCACCATTATGGAAGTATATCCTTTAAAAATACAGAATATTCTAAAATAATTAATGCAAATAGAATTAAATTTGAAAGAAAATGGGGAATGAAGTTACAGTAATTAAATACACATATTTTTAAAATATAATAACATAACGATTAAAAAGTACAGCAAATAATAATGAAGAAAAGGTGATAAAAGTGAAAGATGATCCACTTGTAAGTATTCTTATACCTACTTTTAATAGACCTGAATTGTTTAATATGGCATTAATGAGTGCAGTGAATCAAACTTATAAAAATATTGAAATTGTAATATGTGATGATAGCACTAATTATTACACAAAAAAAATAGTAGATAAGTATTTAAAAAAATATAAAAATATAAGATATTATTTTAATAATGGACCACTAGGAAACTTTGGCCTTAATAATTTTAATAAATGTTATGAACTTTCAAGGGGAGAATATATTAACTATTTAAATGATGATGATATGTTTGTTAAAAACAAAGTATTAAAAATGCTTAAATGCTTTAAAAGCAATAATAAAATTTCATTGGTTACATCTCACAGAGAACTCGTAGATAGAAGTGGGGATAGGTTACCTCATACACTTACTTATAACAAAATAAAATATGTAAATAGGCCGATTAATGGCAGACGTGCTGCTAAAGCAATATTTTTATATGGGAACTTTATTGGAGAGCCAACTACAGTATTATTTAAGAAAAAAGATGTCGATAAATTTGGCACTATTAATAATAGGCAATTTTGTGCTCTTATAGATATTGCAACATGGATTAAATTACTTTTAAGGGGCAATTTTGTATATTTATCGGAAACCTTGAGCTGTTTTAGAATTCATAATGGACAAAATACTAATAAACCAGGTATAAAAAAGCTGATGAGGTCTGAATGGTATGAACTAATTCAATATGCATATAAAATGAAAATTATAGATAAATCTATATATTCGCAACTCTTATTATCATATAAGTGAATTTTCAGATTAAGGTTTATTGTAAGAAAGTATATTCTAATAGTATAAATGGTAAGTAGATAAAAAACTCAATAAGTTTATTAAAAATAATAAGGAGATAATTTATGAAATTCAAAAGTATTGGCAAAAATGTAACCATATATGGAAAGTCAAAGATAACATTTCCGGAAAACGTAGAGATAGGTAATAATGTTATTATAGATGATTTTGTTTTCATAAGTTGTAAAAAAGGAGTTAAAATAGGTAACAATGTTCATATAGCAAGTTTTGTAAGTATAACCGGAAATGAAAAGTTTGTTATGGAAAATTTTACAGCACTTTCTACAGGAACAAAAGTTCTTACAAGTACGGATGACTATAGTAATTCGTATCTTACTAATCCTACTGTACCTAATGAATATAAAAATGTATTTTCTTCTAGGGTTGTACTAGAAAAGTTTTCTATTGTAGGGGCGAATAGTGTAATACTTCCTGGCGCTGTTCTAAGTGAGGGTACTTTTATTGGAGCTAATAGTTTAGTCAAATCAAAGACAATAACTGATTCATATTCATTATATGTTGGTTCACCAATTAGAAAGATAAAAGATATGAATAGAAATAAAATACTGGAACTTGAAAAAAGATATTTAAATAAATATAAACAATAATTTATAAAAAGTAATCACAATTTTTTTTGTGGATTCATATTATAAAAATGTAAGATAAATAATGTCATGTTATGCGCATGTTGTAACTCAATACAGGGAGGTATTATAATGGCTATTAGTGATTCTAGGAAAAGGCCTAAAGATGAATGCATTATAGCTAATAAAGTTTATGATCAATGTAGGCAGCAGGATTGTATTGAAAAATTAGCTTATGATAATACAACTGGTCAGCCAATCAATCCACCGGATAATGCAGCAGCAGTAGTTATAGTCCCAAATAGCTTTTCTATAGGCAATGTAATTTTAGTAAATAAATCAGAAAATGCCTTTAAAAGAGGGTATTATGATATTGAACTTAAGTTCACGTTTTTGTACACATTAGAATTCAGGAATAGTGTTGGAGCTGTTATTTCAACTGTAGCAGCCAGCAGCATATTCAATAAAAAAGTTACTTTGTTTGGTTCTATTGGGGCTCCTGTTAGTATATTTACAGATTTAAGCAATAGTAAATTTGATAATCTACAAGTTGCACCGTTTGTTTTAGTAGAAGCAAATGGCTATCCACTTGATGCAACTTTGAGTTACACTATTCCAGTAGTAAGTAGTGGTGATGCTGTTCCAGTACCTAATGCAGTTAATGTAACCATAGGTTTATTTACTATAATTAAATTGTTTAGACTTGTAAATCTTGTTGTTCCATCTTCAGGATTTTGCAGACCAGATGTGTGCGAAGAAATTTCAGAAGATCCATGTGAATATTTTAATAATCTTGAATTCCCATTTGATATATTTGATCCACCTCAAAAGGAAGATGTTTGTCATACTGATGAAGACGAAGATGATTCTCAACAATACTTAGATGATGATATAAGCAAATTAGATAAAGAATAATTAGAAAATAATATAAAACATAAGGAGGGTCTTCCCCCCTTATATTTTATTTAAGGTGTTTTTTTGTTTTTATATTAGAATAAAAGTTTGTAATAAAATTTCCTTTATGTATAATAGTTATAGGAAGTATGTAATTGTCTGATTGCGTGGATTACGCTTAAATTATAAATTTTATTAAATGGAGGTACATATGAATAAGGTTGAATTGCTAGCACCAGCAGGAAGTATTGAAAGTGTATATGCAGCTGTTCAAAATGGTGCTGATGCAGTTTATATTGGTGGAAGTAGATTTTCAGCTAGAGCTTATGCTGAAAATTTTAATGATGAAATAATGAAAGAGGCAGTTAATTACTGTCATGATTATGGTGTTAAAATACATGTAACAGTAAATACACTTATAAAGCAAAATGAAATTAAGGAAGTTATGAATTATATAAAATTTCTTTATGAGATTGGAGTAGATGCTCTTATAGTTCAAGATACTTCTATTATAAAGTATGCAAAAAAATATTTTCCTGGGCTTCAAATGCATGCTTCAACTCAA is a window of Clostridium pasteurianum DNA encoding:
- a CDS encoding glycosyltransferase family 2 protein, producing MKTSIIILTCNNFMYSKMCIDSIRKYTRKNDYEIIVVDNNSQDGTKSWLRKQKDIKTIYNKVNEGFPKGCNVGIKKASGSEILLLNNDVIVTSNWLLNLKKCLYSDNKIGAVGPVTNTCYGKQKIFVKYNSLYEMQRFAKKYNVSNSNRWVKTRGLVGFCILIKMKVINNLGYLDERFTPGNFEDDDYCLRMVRKGYKLMICKDTFVHHYGSISFKNTEYSKIINANRIKFERKWGMKLQ
- a CDS encoding glycosyltransferase family 2 protein; this encodes MEDKIKVSVLIVTYNHSRFIKEAMDSALMQQTKYKYEIVVMNDHSSDNTFKILKMYKLKYGDKIRIFNNSKNFGITKNYKLGFEKCRGEYIAVLEGDDYWNNRKKLQIQSDFLDKHRNYSAVFNRYIIYDAAKNLKTVIPWQYRYSEYKKITINDLTIRNVIGNFSACMYRKSIVEQLKKSLYNMVTYDWMFNMAVSEKAPIAYLPQVTSVYRIHRGGVWSGIDKESRLKMVMKQIDDYDKFFGFKYSRNFNFLKKGIYDELIRLKNK
- a CDS encoding glycosyltransferase; translation: MIKVKDDPLVSILIPTFNRPELFNMALMSAVNQTYKNIEIVICDDSTNYYTKKIVDKYLKKYKNIRYYFNNGPLGNFGLNNFNKCYELSRGEYINYLNDDDMFVKNKVLKMLKCFKSNNKISLVTSHRELVDRSGDRLPHTLTYNKIKYVNRPINGRRAAKAIFLYGNFIGEPTTVLFKKKDVDKFGTINNRQFCALIDIATWIKLLLRGNFVYLSETLSCFRIHNGQNTNKPGIKKLMRSEWYELIQYAYKMKIIDKSIYSQLLLSYK
- a CDS encoding DegT/DnrJ/EryC1/StrS family aminotransferase, whose amino-acid sequence is MINVTKTYLPPFDKYVKYIKKIFDTGIITNNGEMVRKLEKNIEQYLDVKNVVLVQSGTLALQLAYKILNLKGSVLTTPFSFVATISSQVWEGLNPIFVDINKDTLNIDTKLIEKNITDDVSAIVPVHVFGNSCDVEKIDEVSSKHNIKVVYDAAHAFGVKYKGKSILNYGDISAISFHATKVFHTIEGGALIIKDDKLYEKALLMRNFGINGIDSVKNIGINAKMNEFEAAMGLCILDDMDKILENRKNVYERYMSYIKGDITFQIHNNNSTLNYSYFPIILKDEGILKRVQNLLLKEGISPRRYFYPCLSKLSYLKSEEKMPIAEDISKRILCLPFYDSLEADVQWKIIKIVNNVLA
- a CDS encoding acyltransferase, with the protein product MKFKSIGKNVTIYGKSKITFPENVEIGNNVIIDDFVFISCKKGVKIGNNVHIASFVSITGNEKFVMENFTALSTGTKVLTSTDDYSNSYLTNPTVPNEYKNVFSSRVVLEKFSIVGANSVILPGAVLSEGTFIGANSLVKSKTITDSYSLYVGSPIRKIKDMNRNKILELEKRYLNKYKQ